In the genome of Arthrobacter alpinus, the window CTGGCGACCGGCAAGGGCACGCTGTCCTGCAAGGGGTTTCTTGCAAGACATGCAATCACTGATGTTCCTCGCCCAGGTCCCACGGCATAGCGTCCCGCGTGTAATCCTTGTGACGGAGGTTCAGCACCTCACCCACTTGCCCCGGAGCGGCGCCACCAATGCGTAGCCGGAACCGCGGAGCGCTAAACTCACGTTATGGGTGAAAAAGCGAAGAGCGTCGAAGAGTATCTCAGCGCGCTCGACCCCGAGTACCGAGCAGAACTCGAACGGATCCGCGCACTCGTAACGAAACTCGTGCCGGACACCGAAGAGACCATAAGTTATGGGATGCCGACGCTCAAATATAAGAACCGGGCACTGGTGTACTTCACCGCATCCAAGAAGCATATGAGCTTCTACCCCTCTTCATGGGCGATCGAGGAGTTAAGGGACCAGCTCAAGAACTACAAGACCACCCAA includes:
- a CDS encoding iron chaperone, with translation MGEKAKSVEEYLSALDPEYRAELERIRALVTKLVPDTEETISYGMPTLKYKNRALVYFTASKKHMSFYPSSWAIEELRDQLKNYKTTQHAIQFTLDKTLPIRLIEDLVRVHVREIDANKQ